From one Microlunatus sp. Gsoil 973 genomic stretch:
- the era gene encoding GTPase Era, translating to MSESPPAFRSGFACFVGRPNAGKSTLTNALVGSKIVIASSKPQTTRHAVRGIVNRDDAQLVLIDTPGLHKPRTLLGERLNDLVRATWSEVDVIGVCLPANQKIGPGDTFLVSEIARLPQRPKLVAVATKSDLAAPDRMAEHVARIQALESELSIEWAEIVPVSAVGGDQLQLLTDLLVGLLPSGPQLYPDGEISDEPEEQLVAELIREAALEGVRDELPHSIAVEIDEMRLRADRPEDKPLLDVFASMIVERESQKGIVIGHKGSRLKQVGQSARKQIQAILGTPVYLDLKVKVLKDWQRDAKHLNRLGF from the coding sequence ATGAGCGAATCCCCGCCGGCCTTCCGGTCCGGTTTCGCCTGCTTCGTCGGCCGACCCAACGCGGGCAAGTCGACGCTGACCAATGCCCTGGTCGGCAGCAAGATCGTCATCGCCTCGAGCAAGCCGCAGACCACTCGGCATGCGGTGCGCGGCATCGTCAACCGCGACGACGCCCAACTGGTGCTGATCGACACCCCGGGTCTGCACAAGCCGCGGACCCTGCTCGGCGAACGTCTCAACGATCTTGTCCGGGCCACCTGGTCCGAGGTCGACGTGATCGGCGTCTGCCTTCCGGCCAACCAGAAGATCGGTCCCGGTGACACCTTCCTGGTCAGCGAGATCGCCAGACTTCCCCAGCGGCCCAAGCTGGTGGCGGTGGCCACCAAATCCGACCTGGCCGCTCCCGACCGGATGGCCGAGCATGTGGCCCGAATCCAGGCGCTCGAGTCCGAGCTGTCCATCGAATGGGCCGAGATCGTACCGGTTTCGGCGGTCGGCGGTGATCAACTGCAGCTGCTGACCGACCTGCTGGTCGGCCTGTTGCCGTCCGGCCCGCAGCTGTATCCCGACGGCGAGATCTCCGACGAGCCGGAGGAACAGCTGGTCGCAGAGCTCATCCGGGAAGCGGCGCTGGAGGGCGTACGGGACGAGCTCCCGCATTCCATTGCGGTCGAGATCGACGAGATGCGGCTGCGTGCCGACCGTCCCGAGGACAAGCCGTTGCTGGACGTGTTCGCGTCGATGATCGTCGAGCGCGAGTCCCAGAAGGGCATCGTGATCGGCCACAAGGGGAGCCGGCTCAAGCAGGTCGGCCAGTCCGCCCGGAAGCAGATCCAGGCCATCCTGGGTACGCCGGTCTACCTCGACCTCAAGGTCAAGGTGCTCAAGGACTGGCAGCGTGACGCCAAACACCTGAACCGCCTCGGTTTCTGA
- a CDS encoding NIPSNAP family protein, with the protein MSERIFELRTYVTNPGKLAALHRRFREHTLGLFERHGMEVVGFFTPTEGPDAERTLIYLLAFPDRATADQAWQNFRTDPDWIKAKDESEVDGPLMERIESQFLDPTDYSPVR; encoded by the coding sequence ATGAGCGAGCGGATCTTCGAGTTGCGCACCTATGTCACCAACCCGGGGAAGCTCGCGGCACTGCATCGGCGGTTCCGCGAGCACACCCTCGGGTTGTTCGAACGGCACGGCATGGAGGTGGTCGGCTTCTTCACCCCCACAGAGGGTCCGGACGCGGAGCGTACGCTGATCTACCTGTTGGCATTTCCCGATCGGGCAACCGCGGATCAGGCCTGGCAGAACTTCCGGACCGACCCCGACTGGATCAAGGCCAAGGACGAGTCGGAGGTCGACGGTCCGCTGATGGAGCGCATCGAGTCGCAGTTCCTCGACCCCACCGACTACTCACCGGTCCGCTAG
- a CDS encoding GNAT family N-acetyltransferase: protein MPYQQVSPDDVTAVALVADMFNAVNAVDDPEEPPALPELVAGNMKYGWDLEPGERYLYYPDGWSEPVGSIRLNAPQRDNLHMVSVGMMVHPDHRRQGHGTAMAAELLRRAREMGRFTVWAGCAHDDEVAATFLRSQGFTYASHDARRFQYPAELDHDQLDKLYAEAQVKAADYELVRTMVPTDDAVLEQLVAVTAAINDAPMGDLDFEDEKFDLQRLRDFETAAQGKGEKLYRVFARHKQTGEIGGHTVMMVQPLQPTYGWQYDTAVHRDHRGHRLGTLVKLEMMRWLAETEPQIERIETWNNADNSYMINANEAIGYRLSRVFDTYQQVLDKDE, encoded by the coding sequence ATGCCTTATCAGCAGGTGAGCCCGGACGACGTGACGGCCGTCGCCCTTGTCGCCGACATGTTCAACGCCGTCAATGCGGTCGACGACCCGGAGGAGCCGCCGGCCCTTCCGGAGCTTGTCGCCGGGAACATGAAGTACGGCTGGGACCTGGAACCGGGCGAACGCTACCTGTACTACCCCGACGGCTGGTCGGAACCGGTGGGGTCGATCCGGCTGAACGCGCCCCAGCGCGACAATCTGCACATGGTCAGCGTCGGGATGATGGTCCACCCGGATCACCGCCGGCAGGGGCACGGGACGGCGATGGCCGCCGAGTTGCTCCGGAGGGCCCGGGAGATGGGCCGGTTCACCGTCTGGGCGGGGTGTGCCCACGACGACGAGGTCGCCGCGACGTTCCTGAGGAGCCAGGGATTCACCTACGCCAGCCACGACGCCCGCCGTTTCCAGTACCCGGCAGAGCTTGATCATGATCAGCTCGACAAGCTGTACGCGGAGGCGCAGGTCAAGGCGGCCGACTACGAGCTGGTCCGGACCATGGTGCCGACCGACGACGCCGTGCTGGAACAGTTGGTCGCGGTGACGGCGGCGATCAACGACGCACCGATGGGCGACCTGGACTTCGAGGACGAGAAGTTCGATCTGCAGCGGCTCCGCGATTTCGAGACCGCGGCGCAGGGCAAGGGAGAGAAGCTCTATCGCGTCTTCGCCCGGCACAAGCAGACCGGTGAGATCGGCGGGCACACGGTGATGATGGTGCAGCCGCTCCAGCCGACCTACGGCTGGCAGTACGACACCGCGGTCCATCGTGATCACCGCGGGCATCGCCTCGGCACGCTGGTCAAGCTGGAGATGATGCGCTGGCTGGCCGAGACCGAACCGCAGATCGAACGGATCGAGACCTGGAACAACGCCGACAACAGCTACATGATCAACGCCAACGAGGCCATCGGCTACCGGCTGTCCCGGGTCTTCGACACCTATCAGCAGGTGCTCGACAAGGACGAATGA